The genome window CCTGACCCGAGCCACCTTCCAACTCCCACCTCCTCCCGATTGACTTCCCCGATGCAAAGCTCTCGGCCCCGCTCTCCGCACCAACCACCCTCTCTCCCAGTCTGGGGTCCGCTGGCCACTGGCCCTGCCCCCCACTCACAGCCCAGGCAGAAGTCGCTGTGCGGTCGCGCCCTGCAAGACGCGCAGTCCATGCACTTGTCCAGGTCCGCGCTCCAGGAACTGCCGCGGGAGCAGGGGGCGGTGCCTGGGGAGGGGGCCTCGGGTCAGAGGCTGGGGGCGGGACTCGGCTATTCTGGGGTCTGAGGTCAGGGTCGGCCGGCTCGAATAACGTGAGTCACTGGCGCCCTCCCCGCGCATTCCTCACAGGTGACCGCACGGCCCGACCGGGACACTGCAGCTCCGGGAGGGAGGGCGTAGCGCGGGacgctgggggtgggggggtcagGTCCCCACAACCCCCCTGCCGCCGGCGGGTGACTCACTCCTGGGCACCGGGCCCGACCCCGGTCCCTCCCCCCGCATAGCTGGGCACTGAAGTCACCGGATGGAAGGGGGCACCCCACATGGTATAGAGGGCACAGACCCTAGTGCCTCTCGACGGCCTCCCCAACTCGTCGGTCACTGGGGCTAGTTAGACCCTGTACTGACCAGGCTGGGGGCGTGCCCCTTCCTGGACTGAACATCCCGCCCTCACTTACTTTCTCTCTCCACTTCGAAGTAGTTCGGACTTTCGGAACCGAAGAACCCACCCCAACCCCAATTGGACggtgggagaaactgaggcccggatTGTGAATGAAACTTGGAGAGTGATGGAAGTTCCCACAGCCAGGAGCGAGCTGTTAGAAGGCCACCTGAACACAGATACCCACATCCGCCTGTTCCCCCAGTTCCGCGCTGTTCTCCAGGCACCCAATCCGGTTCCCGAGCCCCGGCCCGTGGTTCTCCGACCCCCGAGTCCCGCGTACCTGGCGCTTGCTCCCCCGCCACGGAGCGCAGCAACTCCAGCCAGAGCCCCAGCACGAGGAGCCGCAGCAACCGGCGCAGCGAACCCCGAGCCATAGTGCACGTCCCGCGCCCGCCGCTGTCT of Rhinopithecus roxellana isolate Shanxi Qingling chromosome 20, ASM756505v1, whole genome shotgun sequence contains these proteins:
- the TNFRSF12A gene encoding tumor necrosis factor receptor superfamily member 12A — encoded protein: MARGSLRRLLRLLVLGLWLELLRSVAGEQAPGTAPCSRGSSWSADLDKCMDCASCRARPHSDFCLGCAAAPPAPFRLLWPILGGALSLTFVLGLLSGFLVWRRCRRREKFTTPIEETGGEGCPAVALIQ